The Haloterrigena turkmenica DSM 5511 genome includes the window CAGTCCGACGATGCTCATCGTCGCGATGACGACGAAACTCGCGGGGATGCCGATCGCGGAGAGGCCGACGACGATGGTCGAACTGATGACGGCGACGACGATCGCGGCCGTCAGCGGCAGGTTCGTGATGTCGTTACCGAGCGTGTCCAGCGTCCGACGGGCGATGGTGAAACAGCCGACGGCGACGGCCGCGGAGCCGATCAGGATCAGCGGCACCATGTCGACGTCGCCGGTGCCGTAGATCGGCGCGATCGCGTTGGCGATGTTGCTCGTGCCCGAGGAAAAGCCCATCAGGCAGCCGATGCCGACGACGACGAACGCGCCGGTGACCTCCCGCCGGTCGCCGTCGGCCCCGAACTGGAGCCGCGGTACGGCGCCCGATCGGTCGACCGAGATCATCGGCTCGCCGTCCGTACTCCCCTCGATGGCGACCCAGGCGTTGATCCGCGGGTAGAAGTACCGGCCGACGACACCGGCGACCCAGAAGCCGGTGATCGGCGCGACGATCCACCAGACGACGATCTCGCCCAGCACCGACCAGTCGAGTTCGCCGGTCGCCAGCCCGAGCGCGGCGATGGCGCCGACGGCGGTCATCGACGTCGAGGCCGGGACGCCGGCGTAGTTGCCGACGAACAGCGCGCCGCCGATGAAGAAGAGGACGGCGACGTTCGAGCGGAGCGTGAAGATCGAGGTGTCGGTGACGAGTTCCTCGCCGAGCGTGGTGACGACCTGCGGGCCGATAGTGTAGGCCCCGACGAAGAAGAAGATCGACATCAGGCCGGCGGCCATCACCTTCGTAATGACGTTCGCGCCGACGGCCGGACCGAACGCCGGTCCCGTCGTCGAGCCGCCGATGTTGTAGCCGACGAAGATCGCAGTGAGGATTCCGACGATAAGCAGCGGTTCCGCGTTCACGTCCTGTAGTCACGCGATCCGATACTAAAAACGCGCCCATTCGTCTCCGGGGTTGCGAGCGACAGCGGTCCGCGCGGATCCGCCGGTCTCGGGAGGTGTGATCGTCGACGGCGTTCGGCGACCGGTGTGTAGTCGCCGTACTGTCGGACCGACCGCGCCGCTCACCGGACGACCGTCACCGGGACCGGCGACCGACGAACCACCTTCTCCGCGACGTTACCGACGAACAGGCGGTCCGCCACGGACCCGCCGTGACTCCCGATGACGATCGTATCGTACTCGTCGGCCCGTTCGAGGATCGCCCGGACCGGATGTCCCAGCTCCACCGCCGTCTCGAGGGTCGCGTCACTGTCGGCCGCGTCGACGAGCTCGCGCGCGCGGTCGAACACCGCTTCCGCGTGGTCGTCGGCCATCTCCTCGAGGTCGTCGGCCAGCGCCAGTCCCGTCGCTTCGCCCCACAGCGCCGACGGTTCTCCGACGACGGTCAACACCGTGATTTCGGCGTCAGGATGGGCCTTGAGAGCGTACTCGAGGGCGTGTCCGCTCATCTCGGAGCCGTCCATCGGAACGAGAACGCGTGTGATCATACGTGCCCTCCCACGCCGACGGAAATAAGCGCAGGTGGTGACGGGTCGCTCGACACGACGCGGAGTTCCGACGCAGTCGACACGCTTGACGAGTTCGTAGGTCTATACGCGCGTGGGCGTCGCGATCGTCGTCGAATCAGATTCCGAAGATCGGAATGAACCGAAACGTGGCGTACGCGCCGAGCGTCGCGATCATCGGGACGACGTTCTGCATGAGGACGACGCGGGCCGTCGTCGCCGGATCGAAGAGGTCGGCCGCACTGGGGACCCGTTCGGGTTCCTCGTCGCCGATCGCCGGTAGCTCCTCGCCCTCCTCGTCGGCGGTCAGCGCGCCGACCGAGACCGGGGCCGACTCCTCGCCCCGGACGGCGTCGGACACCGTTATCGGACGCGTCGCCCGCCCCCAACCGAGACCGATGATACACATCGTCGCGATGATGACGAAACTCGCGGGAATGCCGATCGCGGAGAGGAAGATAACGAGCGAGGCGCTCACCGTCGCGGTGACGATCGCGGCCGTCAGCGGCAGTTCCGTGAGTTCGTTCCCCATCGTCTCGAGAGTGCGCCGTGCGATCGTGACCGTGCCGATCCCGACCGCGGCACAGCCGATGAGGATGGCGGGATTCATCTCGAGTTCGCCGCTACCGACGAGCGGAGCGACCGCGTTCGCGATGTTCGAAGTGCCGGAGGAGAAGGCCATCAGACAGCCGATGACGATCACCATCGCCACGCCCCCCAGCTCGCGCCGGTTCGTGGTCTCGGTCGGGACCGGAATCGGAACGCGGCGGGACCGATCGATCCGGTACAGGGGGCCCTCACTGCGCACCATCGCGACCCTGCGATTGAGCGACGAGTAGAAGTAACGGCCGATGATCAGCGAGACCCAGAATCCGATAAACGGAGAGACGATCCACCAGATAGCGATCTGCCCCATCACGACCCAGTTGAGTTCTCCGGCGGCGAGTCCGAGTCCGGCGATCGAACCGACGGCCGTCATCGACGTCGATGCGGGGACGCCGAAGAAGTTGCCGATGAACAGTGCGATGCCGATGAAAAAGAGGACACCGACGCTCGCCTCGAGCGTGAAGACGGCGGAGTCGTACACGAGATCACCGCCGAGGGTCTCGACGACGCGACGGCCGATCGTCCACGCGCCGACGAAGAAAAACACCGTCATCAGTACGCCAGCCATCGTCTTCGAGATGGCGTCGGCACCGACGGCCGGACCGAACGCCGGCCCCGTCGTTGCTCCGCCGATGTTGTAGCCCACGAAGACGGCCACGAGAATCCCCACGACCAGCAGCACGGACACCATACTGATATACGGCTTTCACGTCGATTCAGATATTCGTTGTGCCGTCGTGTACGACGCGAGAATCGACGGGTTGTCGGGTGCGGTGGCGCCCACGTCGGTAAACCGGTACGGCTGCGAGGATTACCGAGGCGTCTCTCCGGTCTCGTCCCCGCTGTCCACCGATTCGTCGGCGACCGTCTCCTCGAGGAGGTCTTCGATCTCGTCTTCGCGCGGACGACGGTCGATGCGCTCGTCGACGGTTTCGATCTGTCGCTGGACCGCATCGACCTGTTCGCCGATCGACTGTTCGACGGCCTCTTCGACCGTCTCTTCGACTTCCTGCGTCATCCACTCCGGATCGAAACGGGCCATCTTCCAGATGACGTGTAGTGCGTACGACACGAGAACGCCGAGCCCGAGCGCTAACCCGACCCGCGTTCCCTCGACGACGATTAGCACGACCGAGACGAAGATCAGTGCACCGTAGGCGAGATCGATGATCGCGTCGATACGGCGCGGATTCATCGGTCGGTCGGCCTCTTCAGCGTAGTCACGGGTCGATTTCGGACTCGATCCACACGGACGCTCATAACGTAGTGTCATTTCAGGGTAGCGTGTGAAATCACTTTGGGGGAACTGCATCACACGCCCCAGAAGAGAGCGATCCCGAGCACGGTCACCACCGAGAGCAGCAACTGCAGCGGCGCGCCGATCCGGGCGTAGTCGCTAAAGCGGTAGCCGCCGGGTCCGTAGACGAAGAGGTTCGTCTGGTAGCCGATCGGCCCCAGAAAGGCGGTGCTGGCGGCGAACGTCACGGCGAGGACGAACGCGAACGGGTTCGCACCGACGCCCGCCGCCGCGGCCGCCGCGACCGGGATCAGGAGGACGACGCTGGCGTTGTTGCTGATCACGTTCGTCAGTAGCGCCGTGAGCATGTAGAACAGCCAGAGGACCGCGATCGTCGGCAACACCTCTGCGACTTCGACGATCGCGAACGCGAGCAGCGCCGCCGCGCCGGACTGCTCGAGGGCGACCCCCAGCGGGATCACGCCGGCCAGCAGGAAGATGATGTCCCATTCGACGGCGTCGTACAGCTCGTTCGCGTCGAGGACATCGGTGACGACCATCGCGACGACGCCGGCGAGCGCGGTGATCAGGATCGGATAGATCTCGAGGGCCGCAATCGCGACGACCCCGATCATGATGGCGACGGCGACCGGCGCCTTATCGGCGCGGTACTCGGACCGTGGCGGTTCGCGGGCGACGATCACGCCGTCGCGCCGCGAGAGTCGATCCAGCATGTCGGGCGACGCCTGGATGAGCAGCGTGTCGCCGACGTCGAGCCGGCGGCCGACGATTCGATCGCCGACGAGCGCGCCGTGGCGCCGGAGGCCGAGGACGGCGGCGCCGAACTCCTCGCGAAACGACTCGGGCTCGAGGCGTTCGCCGATCAGTTGCGAGTCCAGCGCGACGACCAGTTCCGTGACGATCCCCGACTCGCCGTCGGGAGACAGCGTCGCGGTGGAGTCCGATCGACCGACGAGTTCGACGCCCTCGGCGTCCTCGAGAGTCGCGATCGCGTCCCGGTTCGTTCGAACGACGAGGACGTCGCCCTCCGCGAGGTGGGTGCTTCGGCGGGGAGCGACCGAGCGATCCGCGTCGCGGACGACCTGTACGACGTCGACCTCGGGGCCGAACCTGTCCGTCGCCTCGCCGACCGTCTCCCCCACAAGCGGCGACCCGGGGACCACCGCGACGTCGGCGATGTAGTCCCCGACGTCGTACTCCTCGAGGTAGTCCGCCCGCGGCGGGACGCGCTCGGGCAGGAGGTAGTGGCCGACGAAGATCAGGTAGAGCGAGCCGACGAGGGTCACGACGATCCCCAGTCGCGTGAACTCGAACATCGAGAACCGATGGAGTTCGGGGTACTCGGAACCGAGGCGGGCGCTGATGTCGCTCGCGAGGATGTTCGTCGAGGTACCGATGAGCGTGAGCATCCCGCCGATCTGCGAGGCGTAGGACAGCGGAATCAGCAGCTTCGAGGGCGAGGTGTTCCCGCGGTTGGCGACGTCGGTGACGACCGGCACTAGTAGGGCGACGACCGGCGTGTTGTTCAGGAAGCCGGAGACCGGGGCGGTCGCGGCGACGGTCGCGAATAGCTGCCTCCGGAGGCTGTCGCCCGCGAAGGCCGCCATCCGCCGTCCCAGTTCCTGGACGAGCCCCGTTCGGCTGATGCCGCCGCTCAAGATCAGCATCGCCAGCACCGTGATCGTCGCCTCGTTGGCGAACCCGGAGATGCCGGTCTCGGGATCGACCCCCGTCCACGGTTCTAAGACGACCAGAATCACGATCAGCAGGATCGCGGTCACGTCGATCGGCAGTCGTTCGGTGACGAACAACGCGAGGGCGACCGCGACGACACCGAAGACGACGAGAACGTCCGTCGTCAGTTCGGGCCGGGTCGCGAGGTCCTGTGCGAGCGCGACGGGAACCGACATCCAGATATCACAGCCCACGCCGTCCCGTGCCGTAATAGCTCGCCACGAGATCCGAACTGTAACGGCTCGAGACCCGTCATCCGCGCTGATACGCGTCGCTCGTCCGTCCGTCGCCGCCGCCCCCTCGCTCGAGTCTCCCCGCCGAGTCTCGACGGGGCCGTCGACGCCGCATCGTCGCCGGCACCGAAGTCGGTGGCTTTAGGCTCGCGCCCGGCCTGCGCCCTCGTATGAGCGCGTTTCCGGAGTTTCAGGTAATTCCCGCCGTCGACATGCAGGACGGCGAAGTCGTCCAGCTCGTCCAGGGCGAGCGCGGGACCGAAAAGACCTACGGCGACCCAGTCGACGCCGCCCGGCGATGGCTCGACGAGGGCGCCGAGGCGTTGCACCTCGTCGATCTGGACGGTGCCTTCGAGGGCCAACGGGCGAACGGCGACGCCATCGACGAGGTCCTCGAGACCGTCGACGTCCCGACGCAGTTAGGCGGGGGCATCCGCACCGCCGACGACGCCGTCGACCTGCTCGAGCGCGGCGTCGACCGGGTCATCCTCGGCACGGCGGCCGTCGAGAACCCCGACATCGTCGCCGAGATCAGCGAGCGCCACCCCGACAGCGTGGTCGTCAGCCTCGACGCGAAGGACGGCGAGGTCGTCGTCGAGGGCTGGACCGAGGGGGCCGGAATCTCGCCGGTCGACGCCGCCGAACGCTACGCGGAACTGGGGGCCGCGGCGATTCTGTTCACGAACGTCGACGTCGAGGGGAAACTCGAGGGTGTCGCCGCCGAACCCGTCCGCGAACTGGTCGAGGCGACAGACGTTCCGGTCATCGCGAGCGGCGGCGTCGCGACGCTCGAGGACGTGCGGGCGCTCGAGGACGCCGGCGCGGCCGCGGTCGTGGTCGGAAGCGCGCTGTACGAGGGGAAGTTCACGCTCGCGGAGGCGCAGTCTGCCATCGACAGTAGCTGAATCAGTGCTGGAGTCGATCCGTCGTGCAGAGATCGATGGCCTTGCTTTCAACGGCTTCCCGAAGATTCGAGCGTGCTGCTCGTTCTTCTCCTCGTTCGCTGTTCCGAGGTGCTCACTCCGTTCGCACCTCGCCTCGCTCGGCTAGCCGACAGCGTTGCAGGTAGTAACGGTCGGGAGCACGGCTCGAGCAACGCGAGAGCCGTGCGACCCGGGGGAGGGCAGGCGACCACCCGTTCTGACCGCGAGCGAGGCCGTCGGCCGAGCAAGCGGGCCGACGACCGATGTGGAGAGCGCGGCGCTACGCGCCGCGACCGAGCGAACGGCGGAGCGGAGCGTCGATGGTCCGATCGGCTGATCGGTGCGTGACCCCGGTGTTCACACTGGAACGAATGCTATTGCCCGTAGCCGTGGCCGACGTAGAGGGCGCAGACGTTGACGGCGAGGAGGAGGAGGAACGTAACGGTGATCTGGGGATCGCCCAGTCCCTGTGCGAGCAGCGGGAGATGGACGAACGGGAGGGCGATCGCGACCCAGAACGAGAGGAACTGTGTCGGGCCTTTGACTGAGCGGACGAGCCTGCGGAGGCGCTGCTCGTGTTGTCGGTCCGATTCAGGGCCGGACGGACCGATCGATTCGTTCGAGAGCGGGGAGGGGTTTGACATCGATTCGGGTCACCTCTTCGTACACACGACATTCTCCCCTCTCATCATATAACGGACTGAATATTGTCGTCATTTCGCTTCGTTTTACCCCCGATAACGAGTCAATACCATATTTCGAAACTCGATTAGAATCGATTAGATATTTCATAAAAGTACTAGAGGGGGTAACTCGATCCGAAGCGGTTTTCGGCTACCGAGCGGTCGAGAGTGAACTGTAGGTGACAGTATCGATATATAGACACTATCGGTACCGGCTCGCTCGACGGGGGCCGATCGAGCGCAATTCCCTTGTACCGGCGGTGCGATCGAAGCGACATGAGCGAGCGAACGGCGACCCGAACGCGGGAGACGGCCGAGACGTCGATCGAACTCGAGCTCGCGATCGATGGAGACGGCGAGGCCGACGTCGACACCGGAATCGGTTTCTTCGATCACATGCTGACGTCGTTCGCCAAACACGGCCTGTTCGACCTAACCGTCGACTGCGACGGTGACCTCGAGGTCGACGACCACCACACCGTCGAGGACGTCGCGATCGTCCTCGGAGAGGCGTTCGACGAGGCGCTGGGCGATCGCTCGGGGATCGTCCGCTACGCCGACCGGAAGGTGCCCTTGGACGAGGCCGTCGCCGGCGCCGTCGTCGACGTCAGCGGACGGCCCCGCTTCTACTTCGACGGAGCGTTCTCGCAGGCCCAAATCGGCGACTTCACGAGCGATATGGCCCGCCACTTCGGCGAGTCGCTGGCGATGAACGCCGGCCTGACCGTCCACCTCGAGGTTGTCTCCGGCGAGAACGCCCACCACGAGGTCGAGGCGCTGTTCAAGGCGCTCGCGCGGACGCTCGACGACGCGACGCGATTCGACGAGCACCGCGAGGGGACCCCGAGCACGAAGGGGACGCTCTAGGCCTCGGGTCGCCGCAGTTCGCCGCGCGTCTCGACGAACTCGTCCCGGTCGATCGCGTGATCGATGATCGCGTCGACCTCGTGGGACTCGAGGTCGTAGGCGCCGGCGGCGAGACTTTCGACGGCGCTGCGTTGCAGGGGAAACTCGCGGTTTCGCAGCAGCCGAAGCACCTTGCCGTACGCGGCCGGCGGCTGACTCGACTCGTCTCGATCGGCCGACGCGCTGGTCTCCGCGTCGCTCGAGCGCTCGTCGTCCGACTCGGTTGTGTCGTCGGTTTCCTCCTGGGTTGTAGACTCCGTTTCCGACGTGTCCGACTCCCCATTCGCGGGCTCGGATCGCTCGAAGGTGATCCCGTCCTCGAGAAGCGAGTTAGAATCGATTGCCGCATCACCGCCGGCGTCGGTGCCGCGGTCGTCGGGCTCGGCAGCTTCGGCGGCGTCGGTTTCGGCGGCGTCCTCACCGGTGGCGTCGCTCTCGCCGGTGGCGTCGCTCTCGCCGGTACTCGCGTCCGACACCGTCGCGTTGGGACTCGAGGCCCGCGATCGCTTCGGGGTCGACTCGTCGGCCGACGCGACGACGGTTCCGCTCTCGCTCGTGGATTCGCCAGCGCGGGCGTCGTCGTCGCTCTCGTCGTCGGAGCGCTGGTCGCTCCCGTCCTCGTCCTCAGCGGCTGCTGCCGACGACTCGCCGTCGGCGCCGGCGCGGGCGAGCAGCGGTTCGATGAGGGTCTGCAGATGGTTCTTGCAGTCGGCACAGAGGACGACGCGTCGCTGTTCGGCCTCGGTCGGCTCGAGTTCGGGCGGGACGATTTCGAAGGCCCCGGCGGCGTCGCCGCCACAGAAGTCACAGCGTCGGAGTTCGCGCATGGTGTGGCGTTTTCCCCGGACCGTCAAAAATCGCCCGTCAGACGCGGCGTCTCCTCGTTGGCGTCGATCACTGGGCCTTATACGCCGGCCGCCGTATACCCGGCAACGAATGTTCGACGAGATCATGGAGAAGTTCGAGGGCTCGCCCAGCCAACAGGCGGTGATTCGCTTGCTACTGGAGCGAGGGTTCTCGGTCAACGACGACGGCCGCGTCGTCTCCGGGGGGATCGAGATTCCGAACACGGGTATCGCTCGCGAGATCGGCGTCGATCGGCGCGTCGTCGACTCGACGACCGACGTCATCCTCAAGGATCCCGAACTGCGCCGTATCTTCCAGAACATCTCGCAGGTGCCGAGCCTGATGGACCTGGCGCCGGTGCTCGACCTGACGGTACTGACGGTCACGCCCGACGACGCCGATCAGAAGGGAATCGTCGCGGGGATCACCGGGCTCTTGGCCGAACACGATATCTCGATCCGCCAGACCATCAGCGAGGATCCGGAGTTCACCGACGAGCCACAGCTCTACCTGATCACCGATCAGGAGTTGCCGGGTAACGTCATCACCGAAATTCGGGACCTCGAGTTCGTCCGCAAGATCGAACTCCAGTGACGGCCGGTCAGTCGTCACCGTCGGTCGACACCGTATCGACGTGATCGTCTAACACCGACTTGGTCGCCGTCGTCAGTTCCTTGAACCGGTCCATCGACATACTGTCGGTCGTCACCCAGACGCCGTGGGGTCCCCGGATCACCCGCGAGAGGTAGCCGTTTTCGAACATTCGGACCGTCGCCTGGTACTCGCCGAGTTGGGTGTTGCGGTAGGCCGACTGGGAGCGAAAGCCGAGCCGCTCGTGATCGGCGAACCCGACGAGGTCGGCTGTCCGCTCGAGGTCCGAGCGGAGGTAGATCTGCTCGACCTCGTCCTCGGTGAAGTAGGTGATGCTCCGCAGTTCGTCGCCGACGGCGGTTCGACTGACGCTGAGCAGTTCCTCCGCGAGCGTCCGGTCGATGGTTTCGGTCTCGAGCTCGGTTTCGTCGTTCATACCCGCATTCACCACAGCGGGGAACAAGAGCGTACTGAACGTAGGAAATTTGATAATTCGGCCGGACGAACGGACCGACGCGCTCTTTTCGCTACCGGGCGTACCGTCGAGCATCGTGCGAGGGGAGTCGCCGTGAGTCGATCGTACCGGACCGTCGCCAAGGCGGCGACCGCCGACTTCGTCGTGCAGGGCTCGGAGTTCATCGGCCGCGTTCGACCGGTCGACTCCGTCGACGCCGCCGAGTCGTTCGTCGACGCCGTCAGCGAGGAGTACGCCGACGCCACCCACAACGTCCCCGCTTACCGGGTGCGAGTCGGCGACGAGAGCGGCGAAAACGGCGGGAGGACCGAGGACGCCGCGGGAACGGGCCACTTTCTTCGGGAGTACTCGAGTGACGACGGCGAACCCTCCGGCTCGGCGGGGAAGCCGGCGCTGAACGTCCTCACCCAACAGGAAATCGAGAACTGCGCGGTCGTCGTCACGCGCTACTACGGCGGGACGAACCTCGGCGTCGGTGGCCTCGTCCGGGCTTACTCGCGGGCGGTCAAGGAGGCCGTCGAGGCGGCCGGCGTCATCGAGGAGCGACCGCACGAAACCGTCTCGATCACCGTCGAATACGACGATTCCGGGACGGTCCGCGGGATTCTCGAGAGCGAGGGCTACGAGTTCGAGGCCGACTACCAGGCGGATGTCTCGTTCGACGTTCGAGTCCCCCTCGAGGAGGCCGACGCGTTCCGGGATCGACTGCGGAGTGCGACGAGCGGGCGGGCGGACCTCGAGTGAGCCCTCGCCGTCGTGCCTGCGGCCGACTCGTTCGCCCTGAACTCTCGACGGCGAAGGCCCGGAGCGCAGCGAATCCGACTGACGGGCCCCGAGCCGCCGGCGGACGCGGCCGCGTTCGAGTGTGCCATCAGTTCTCCCTCGAGACACCAACCGAAAACAGCTCCACCGATGATCCGTCGCTCGCCGTCTCTGATCGGAGTTAGGCGTTGCCCGCTGTGGGCGCGGCGGGGTCCGACTGTTCGTCAGGCAGCCGAGAATAGTTGCGATACGACAGCGAGGCGAGGATC containing:
- a CDS encoding inorganic phosphate transporter — translated: MNAEPLLIVGILTAIFVGYNIGGSTTGPAFGPAVGANVITKVMAAGLMSIFFFVGAYTIGPQVVTTLGEELVTDTSIFTLRSNVAVLFFIGGALFVGNYAGVPASTSMTAVGAIAALGLATGELDWSVLGEIVVWWIVAPITGFWVAGVVGRYFYPRINAWVAIEGSTDGEPMISVDRSGAVPRLQFGADGDRREVTGAFVVVGIGCLMGFSSGTSNIANAIAPIYGTGDVDMVPLILIGSAAVAVGCFTIARRTLDTLGNDITNLPLTAAIVVAVISSTIVVGLSAIGIPASFVVIATMSIVGLGWGRATRTTTLSDAARGEETRVSVGALTAEREGEQSPDIGEEEPEDIPKASDLFDPSTTARVILMQNVVPLISTVGAFITFRFVPIFGF
- a CDS encoding DUF7522 family protein, which codes for MNDETELETETIDRTLAEELLSVSRTAVGDELRSITYFTEDEVEQIYLRSDLERTADLVGFADHERLGFRSQSAYRNTQLGEYQATVRMFENGYLSRVIRGPHGVWVTTDSMSMDRFKELTTATKSVLDDHVDTVSTDGDD
- the hisA gene encoding 1-(5-phosphoribosyl)-5-[(5-phosphoribosylamino)methylideneamino]imidazole-4-carboxamide isomerase, translated to MSAFPEFQVIPAVDMQDGEVVQLVQGERGTEKTYGDPVDAARRWLDEGAEALHLVDLDGAFEGQRANGDAIDEVLETVDVPTQLGGGIRTADDAVDLLERGVDRVILGTAAVENPDIVAEISERHPDSVVVSLDAKDGEVVVEGWTEGAGISPVDAAERYAELGAAAILFTNVDVEGKLEGVAAEPVRELVEATDVPVIASGGVATLEDVRALEDAGAAAVVVGSALYEGKFTLAEAQSAIDSS
- a CDS encoding SLC13 family permease; this encodes MSVPVALAQDLATRPELTTDVLVVFGVVAVALALFVTERLPIDVTAILLIVILVVLEPWTGVDPETGISGFANEATITVLAMLILSGGISRTGLVQELGRRMAAFAGDSLRRQLFATVAATAPVSGFLNNTPVVALLVPVVTDVANRGNTSPSKLLIPLSYASQIGGMLTLIGTSTNILASDISARLGSEYPELHRFSMFEFTRLGIVVTLVGSLYLIFVGHYLLPERVPPRADYLEEYDVGDYIADVAVVPGSPLVGETVGEATDRFGPEVDVVQVVRDADRSVAPRRSTHLAEGDVLVVRTNRDAIATLEDAEGVELVGRSDSTATLSPDGESGIVTELVVALDSQLIGERLEPESFREEFGAAVLGLRRHGALVGDRIVGRRLDVGDTLLIQASPDMLDRLSRRDGVIVAREPPRSEYRADKAPVAVAIMIGVVAIAALEIYPILITALAGVVAMVVTDVLDANELYDAVEWDIIFLLAGVIPLGVALEQSGAAALLAFAIVEVAEVLPTIAVLWLFYMLTALLTNVISNNASVVLLIPVAAAAAAGVGANPFAFVLAVTFAASTAFLGPIGYQTNLFVYGPGGYRFSDYARIGAPLQLLLSVVTVLGIALFWGV
- a CDS encoding inorganic phosphate transporter, translating into MVSVLLVVGILVAVFVGYNIGGATTGPAFGPAVGADAISKTMAGVLMTVFFFVGAWTIGRRVVETLGGDLVYDSAVFTLEASVGVLFFIGIALFIGNFFGVPASTSMTAVGSIAGLGLAAGELNWVVMGQIAIWWIVSPFIGFWVSLIIGRYFYSSLNRRVAMVRSEGPLYRIDRSRRVPIPVPTETTNRRELGGVAMVIVIGCLMAFSSGTSNIANAVAPLVGSGELEMNPAILIGCAAVGIGTVTIARRTLETMGNELTELPLTAAIVTATVSASLVIFLSAIGIPASFVIIATMCIIGLGWGRATRPITVSDAVRGEESAPVSVGALTADEEGEELPAIGDEEPERVPSAADLFDPATTARVVLMQNVVPMIATLGAYATFRFIPIFGI
- a CDS encoding universal stress protein, translating into MITRVLVPMDGSEMSGHALEYALKAHPDAEITVLTVVGEPSALWGEATGLALADDLEEMADDHAEAVFDRARELVDAADSDATLETAVELGHPVRAILERADEYDTIVIGSHGGSVADRLFVGNVAEKVVRRSPVPVTVVR
- a CDS encoding amino acid-binding protein, which produces MFDEIMEKFEGSPSQQAVIRLLLERGFSVNDDGRVVSGGIEIPNTGIAREIGVDRRVVDSTTDVILKDPELRRIFQNISQVPSLMDLAPVLDLTVLTVTPDDADQKGIVAGITGLLAEHDISIRQTISEDPEFTDEPQLYLITDQELPGNVITEIRDLEFVRKIELQ
- the hisB gene encoding imidazoleglycerol-phosphate dehydratase HisB, translating into MSERTATRTRETAETSIELELAIDGDGEADVDTGIGFFDHMLTSFAKHGLFDLTVDCDGDLEVDDHHTVEDVAIVLGEAFDEALGDRSGIVRYADRKVPLDEAVAGAVVDVSGRPRFYFDGAFSQAQIGDFTSDMARHFGESLAMNAGLTVHLEVVSGENAHHEVEALFKALARTLDDATRFDEHREGTPSTKGTL
- a CDS encoding IMPACT family protein — its product is MSRSYRTVAKAATADFVVQGSEFIGRVRPVDSVDAAESFVDAVSEEYADATHNVPAYRVRVGDESGENGGRTEDAAGTGHFLREYSSDDGEPSGSAGKPALNVLTQQEIENCAVVVTRYYGGTNLGVGGLVRAYSRAVKEAVEAAGVIEERPHETVSITVEYDDSGTVRGILESEGYEFEADYQADVSFDVRVPLEEADAFRDRLRSATSGRADLE